Sequence from the Caballeronia sp. SL2Y3 genome:
CTATTGCAGTGGCGTGGCGGCTCACGAACGCGCTTGGCATCAGCCTGGACCAGTTGTTCGCGCAACAACGTCCGGCCGAAGCAATCCGCGTCGCGAGCCCGCACGATATACCGACCTTGAGCGGCGACAACGGTGGATATCAACTACGCGTATGGGGGCCGATAGAACTTGCGGGAAAGTTCGAGTGGTATGAACTCACGTTGCAGGCCGGCGCGGCGCTCCGTTCCAACGCTCACGAGCCAGGCACGCGCGAGCATTTGACGGTTCTCAACGGAACGATCGAAGTGGAAGTGGCTGCCTCGACGCGCCGTTTAAAAACGGGCGAGACCGCGCGATATGCGGCCGATGACAGTCACGCGATTCGCAACGCAGGGCGCTCCGAAGCCAAGGCGCTGCTCGTTGTGATCCATGGTTGACGCAGCGGAAGGGCCCCGCAGAACTTTATGCGCATCAAGTTCCGTGTGCATGACTGCTGATGCGAAGCGGGGCGTCCAGTGGACGCCCCGCTAAAGTGGTCGTGCCGGCCGCGTCCGGTAATCACGGATTCTTCCGCACGCTGTCCTTCAAATCTTCGCGCACGTCACCCGCTCCTTTCTAGATCTTGCCGGCGACCTGTTGCATGTCACCCTTGGCTTCCTGCGTGGGATCGTCGGTAGCCTTGCCGACCACTTCGTTGATCTTCCCCTTCACTTGTTCGCCGACGCCTTTGACCTGGTCCTTATTCATCACGTTCTCCTTTAGGTTCAGCGTGAAAACTTCGCCGTGCTCGTCGCATGCATCGCATCCATCGCGTTTCAGCCGATAGAAACCTGCTCTGAGCATGGTTCGAGGATGCGCTTTTTCAACGCCGCCTTGCAGCCGACGATGTCTGAACAAGGCGTAGGCGGAATCGCACATACACGGACACCGAACGGCGCGACGCTATTTTCATGCGCGAAGATACTGTATATTTTTACAGTACAAAGACCGGTGCGAGGGGTGACAACATGGAGTCAAACGGCGAACATCTGAGCAAGAAACAGTTCGAGCGGGCCGTGCGCGACCTTGAACGCATTACGCGGCAGATAGCGGCTCGCTACATCGAAAAGGGCGTACCGCTCACGTGGCGCCTCTTGCATGCCATCGAGGCGGAGGCGGTTGCAGACCTCGGTTTCGCAGGGCGTCACGAAGCCGCGCTGCGCGAGTTGTTCGCGCGCCCCGAGAACTTCGCTTATCCCGAGACCGACGACGTTGTGGACATCGCATCGTCCGACGCTTTGCCTGCGGTATTCGGCTTCGCCGTCGACGCGTACGAGTGCGCTGCCCGGCAGGGCCGGCCGCAACTGGCGCTCGCGGGTCATTGATTAGCGGCCTACGCATCGACGGTCAACACCGCGATAACGACTAACTTCGCCGATCAGCACATGCGGGCGCAGGCTTCGGTACAGTGGACGCTTGACGCCCGCGGCGTGAAGCCCGACTCTCTCTGCAAAGCGAACCGCGTCAAAGCGCCCTCTGAATACAATGCCGACTACCCCCGATCTCTTCGACCAACAGCGCGCGGACTGGCAGGCCGACCCGCACGCTGCCTTCGACGCATGGCTTGCTCAACAAGAATTCCGTGCGTCTTCCGCCGATGTTTATCGCGCGCAGTGGGGCAACTTTCTTGAATGGCTACAAGCGAAGCGGGCGACGCTCCATACCGTGCAGCGGCCCGTCATCGAACAGTTCGTCTCGCAGCTCGACATTCGGCGTCCGCAGCGAATGCGCTACCTGCGCTTGATCGAGCGCGTGCTGGATCACGTGCGGGAAATCGAAGCTGCGGGGACCAATCCCGCGCGGTTCATCGCGCAGGACGGCGATGCAGCCTGGCGTAAAGCCCGCGATAACGAGCCGACCGGCTTCCTGACGCACGACGAGCGAGCCTTGTTGATCGCGCATCTGTTTTCGCCTTTGGGCGCGCTACCTGCAGGACAGCGCTGGCGTGAACAACGCGACCGCGCACTGGTTGCCGCCTTCATGGGCGCGGGGGTGAAAACGGCCGAAGCGGCGCAGTTGACCGTCGATTGCTACGCGCCTGGCGCGCCTTACATAACGGTCGATGCGACGAATCCGCTCTTGATCCGCCAGGCGCGCCTTGCGCCGTTCGCCGTCGAGTTGCTGGACGCCTGGATAAGCGAGCGCAGAGCCGCCGGGCTCGCCGGTGAGTTGCTTTTTCCGGCAGCGCCCTCGGGCCGGCCAATGCACAAGGCGACGATGCTGCGCGCCATCGACGCGGTCGTGGCCGCGTCGGGCATCGCAGCGTCTCGGGTTGCGCGAGCCAGCCCGCAGACGCTTCGCAACACCTACGCGGCGGAGCTGTTCGACGAAGGCGTCGACCCGGAGCGGGTTGGCCAGTGGCTGGGCTTTCAGCAAATGATTTCCGTGCATCGGCTCCATCGGGCGTGG
This genomic interval carries:
- a CDS encoding CsbD family protein — protein: MNKDQVKGVGEQVKGKINEVVGKATDDPTQEAKGDMQQVAGKI
- a CDS encoding DUF2471 family protein, whose translation is MESNGEHLSKKQFERAVRDLERITRQIAARYIEKGVPLTWRLLHAIEAEAVADLGFAGRHEAALRELFARPENFAYPETDDVVDIASSDALPAVFGFAVDAYECAARQGRPQLALAGH
- a CDS encoding tyrosine-type recombinase/integrase, translating into MPTTPDLFDQQRADWQADPHAAFDAWLAQQEFRASSADVYRAQWGNFLEWLQAKRATLHTVQRPVIEQFVSQLDIRRPQRMRYLRLIERVLDHVREIEAAGTNPARFIAQDGDAAWRKARDNEPTGFLTHDERALLIAHLFSPLGALPAGQRWREQRDRALVAAFMGAGVKTAEAAQLTVDCYAPGAPYITVDATNPLLIRQARLAPFAVELLDAWISERRAAGLAGELLFPAAPSGRPMHKATMLRAIDAVVAASGIAASRVARASPQTLRNTYAAELFDEGVDPERVGQWLGFQQMISVHRLHRAWQDWTGEQIRERDLAQAQAGASEEAGFTGV
- a CDS encoding helix-turn-helix domain-containing protein; protein product: MASSRSEPIVAESAAAGSVPPRVGEQIQRLRNERKLTLDDLSRAAGVSKSMLSEIERDKANPTIAVAWRLTNALGISLDQLFAQQRPAEAIRVASPHDIPTLSGDNGGYQLRVWGPIELAGKFEWYELTLQAGAALRSNAHEPGTREHLTVLNGTIEVEVAASTRRLKTGETARYAADDSHAIRNAGRSEAKALLVVIHG